The nucleotide window ttattcgCACCATGGCATGGCGCTGGAAAGGGACCGAGCCGCCCGCGGCGGCACCGCCTCGGCGCAAAGGATTCGTGTGACCGGGAGAGCACAAAGggatagatagatagagagaTAGATAGGGAATATGGTGCTAAAATACATGACGCAGGGCAGGATAGGGAATACCTACTGTCGCTCGCGCCGTGTGTCACGTACGATACGGAACAAGGAACCGGGCCGGTGCGATAAGCATCGCGAGGGCGGTCGTTATCTGGAACGGCCGAGAGAGTGCTGGGCGGGGACGAAATCGTGAGAGGCCATCAAGCGCACACATGTTACAGAAGGCTTTCTTGTCGTGTGAAAAATGCTTGTCAACTTCTAACCAGGATCCTGTTCCGATGATTAATTGCCCGACGGCGAACCGGCGATGTCAGCTTTGGCCGGGGCGAGGGCCGCCACATCCTGAAAGCAAAATATCAGGGGGGGCCTCTTTGATTCGGAGGATTCCTAAAGGAGCTCTAGAAGATTCTGATCCTTCAGATTTTTCTTTCTTgtgttgtttgattcgtaggattgcaGTCTCATGTGAAGATTTCTACGGGTTTTTTTTCCCTGCGCACAATCAAACGCACAtccttgtttcaaaaaaaaacaatCAAACGCACATGTTAATCCTGCGGTACTGCAGATAGCATGCCGCCCCATTTCTGCATTTTTCCCATTCTCATGTTTTAAGAATCCTGCAAATCAACGAGGCTTTGCCGACAGCGACACTGCGAAAACTGCATTCTAGAAAAAGAAAGCACAACAAGGGCTGAGGTAGCCATCTTGCAGTCTTGCTTACAAGATGGAGACACTCCAGCTGCCCATGCCATACCCGAATGCTAACCGTTTGCACCGGAAAGTGTAAACGAGAGGTTACATGGTTTGTGCACACCAGGTCTCCAGCACCGGCCATCCCGTCCCATCGCCATGTATCCCTCCGAGTGCCCCAACGGCGAAAGCAGTTTCCACGATGACAGATCAGAGTAACAGAAAATAATTGCAGCCCTCCCCACCCCACCAGCAGGAACTGTGTACTGCAAGACGGTGACCCTGCGCAGCAGCGAAAAATGGTCCTCGCCGCACCGTTTGTCCCGTAATGGCCCGCTAAAGGAAAGGCGCAGCCCAATAAAATCATTCCGTTGGTGGTGCTGCTTGGCATCGATCAAAGAAAAGgaaccccacccccacccccacccccacccccaccctaCCCCACCCCACCATCAAGTTGATGTAGGCCATTGCATTGAGGGATCGTGTGGCTGGGAGAACACCAACACAGGCCCAACATGCATTTGCTACATATACATGGTCCCATACAGAAACAAACAATGCAGACCCAAAGGAAGCCATAAAAGGGGTGTCAAGGCTTGGGATATTATGCAGACAAATGAAATGGTTTTCTAGTACCATATTTTTAGATAATTATATCAAAACAGTTCGTTTCTTGATATAAAACTACAGGAGCATAATCACAGCGGAAGCATATGTGTGCGCGTTCGCGCCGCCAAACATTCAATGTTTACTAGTGCGCCCGACTTCAAATAATGAAGGAAATAACAGGCACATACATCATCCAGGCCACTATAATTTGCACCATACCAGGCTGATGATGGGCCATTTGGTGCATCTGGCATGTTTGAAAATAAAACAAACACAGGCTTTCGCGTGAAGATCATGGGCTTTCTTAAGTGTGGGTGGTGGGGGCGTAAAACGTAGGCCACTATAGTTTACAGATGTCACACAAAACGTAATGATAGCAGCAGCAATGTACTGTCAACAATGGGCGTGAAATGGGAAACCAGATGACCGTGATCTACTTCTTTCATACTGGATACTGGGCATCATTGCATATAAGTATCAATCAGACTGCTGTAATAGTATCAGTTTTTCAAAGTTTATTTTAATGGTCCGTGTTGGTTGACTGGACTCCCGAACTACTAGGACTTCCACACGAGAGAAATTTTCAAATACTTCAAACTCTAGAACTTCCCCGACAAAATATAGATATTAAGTCATACTTGTCACACTTGCATTTGCGGTCTAGTTTGATTACTATAAACAAAACTCTGAGTTGGTTTTTGAGCATGCTGGTCTTACACCAATACATTCGGCATAAAACTAGTACTGCAAGAAGCCAGCTTTGTGGATTAATAGTGCCATACCATAGTATGTTAAAGTTATCCTAGCCTAACTGAGTAAATGTTCACACTTCCCAACAGGAAAAGGCTTTACAGTATAGTATATACTTAGACATAACATTCACTTGATGGACCATAAATTGCAGGCCTGATTCACAGACAAACAAATCATACATTCGACATAGAACTAAAATCAATATGATACAGAGTTAGAACACAAAATAGCACTCCCTCTATTGACCTTTACAAGGTGTGGTTTAACGGGCCTAATTTGAACTATGAACAACAATCAGTGTAACAGAATATGTGGGTTATGTGACACATAATTGATACCATTGAAATTGCTACTATGAATATGATTGTGTAACAATGAACAAATATTGTGACCTAGTCCATATTAAGTTTTTGCCAGTCTAGACATGCTAAATAAAAATAATGAGTTTAGACAATCTGTTGACCATGTTTCATGGAGGTTAATATCTCTGATGCATGGAatatctggaaggactgtaagGATTTCATCTTTAAAGACCAGGagccctcttttacccgctggaAAGTGCGTTTTCCGACTGACATTCAGCTCAAATGTTTTCATCTGAAGCAAGCTCTAGGTTCAGCCCCTTGACTGGTTGTTATGACTTGTAGTTTAGCTTGTTGCCTTTTGTTTTTTTATATATCTTGGTCTAGCCATGTAGACCTTGAACATCGTGAAGCTTTTCTTTTCTTTAACGTAAAATCTACGCCATAGGGTCTTCCCCTACAGTATTTTGGTCAAAACGAGTTTCCACAATGGTTGAGGAGATCAACAGAGATAACTAAAGTTAGTCAAAAAGCAAACAAATGGAAACTACCTGCACACTTGCATTCAATGTTGAAAATTCACAATGTTATGATTGCATGGGAGATGACTAGACATTTCATGTCAAAGTCTCGAGTTTGCAAACTGTGACAAGTACATTGAGTAGTGGATTAAGATTTGATTTGATAATTGCTACTATTTACTTATAAAAGCATTAGATCGTGATCTTCACTCAACAAGAATAATACCTCTAGCTGAACTATGTATCAGAGAATCTTTAGAATTTGCACAGCCTTCAAGTTATGACTTgttcttttttttctaaaaaaaatacaTTATGCAAATAAAATTTGACCAAGGATAAAAATAACTCAGGTTAATCCAGTGTGGCCAGCAAAATTCTTGTTATTTGCTCATTTTCCTTGAATTTCCTTAAAATTATATTGGCTCGAACTCATGTCTGCTTGGAACAGAAAAAACATTGGATTGCATGTTGAATCCTATGGCAAATAAAAACAGGAATTTGCGTAAACAATCATTTCCATACTCCACAGGAATTTAGCGGGAATTTGAAAAGAGGAATGGATGGAAGGTCCATTCAAGACCCAGAAAGACATTTTCCATGAGGTCCAGCCTCATGTTAGGATTGCTCCAAAATTCCTGTGGACTGGGTCATTCCAGGCCTCTTTGATTCGCATGACCCTAAAAAGTGCATAAACATGAAAATTGCAGGATTAAGGTGTCATCCATCATGCCTTCTTGAGTACTATAGGACTTTATCACACCATAGCAAACCTGAACAATTTTTCCAAGAGGTACGTGTAGAATGGTTTTTTCCTTTGAGAGTAGAAAAGACCTCATAGGAAAACTTCCTACGAATGCAACCCTACAGACCACCAATATACGAAACCTTCCTAAGGATTACAGTCCTTCAAAAGTCCTATGGATATCCTTCTGAACCAAAGAGACCTGGATCCGTAGGAATTTCATAGGATTCCTGCAACGTCATTCAATTGTTCCAAAGGGCTCTTGTAGGAAGAAAAATCCTATCTTGTGAAAATCTTACAACCAAAAGTGGCCCCAAAAGCAGTGTTCTGATGAACAATATATGCTTGTTCGATCAGTCCATATCTAGTCAATTATTAGATGACTATATGTTCTTAATTAGATAGGGATATTCAtttatattactccctccgttcctaaatatttgtctttttagagatttcaaatggactactacatacggatgtaacatattttaaagtgtagattcactcattttgctccatatgtagtcacttgttgaaatctctagaaagacaaatatttaggaacggagggagtagaagcTAATGACAAATAACTTATTACCTTCTGTAAGGaccgcaaaaaagaagaaaaacacaggaataggacaAACTGAATGTCACACGGAATCCTGCAACAGAAAAGGCACCAGTATTTGTGCCTTTTTTTAAATGAAACAGAATTCCCCATGAGGTTATACCTCTTTATCAGTTCTACTAAAATCCTAAGAACAGGCCTTGAGAATTTACAAACACCACCACGTATATGAAACTATCCACCGTAACTTCCAAACACCAGCAAACTTCCAAAAACAATGAAACTTCCTCACATTATTGCCTGCTTATAAGCATAAGAAAAGTGTATGCGTCACAATTTTATATCATTAACATGTTGAGTAAACTAGCATGTTAGTCTAACTGTGTAAGGCTTGAATAAGTGCCATCAACTTGTTAACAAATTTACTACTCCTACTTAACTAGAAATGGAAATTTTCATTGTAATCCCAACTTTGTTAGTGTCACAATAACTACAAACAACACATTCTTACCACAGTAGAAACATATGCAAGAACATCAAACAGAAAAAGAATGGGATAATATGTCTCATAATGGTGTCAGGACAAACACGCAAAGTTACAACACATAGTTTACCTTGAGATCAGGTGTAGTATTGTAGTACATGTTCAAACATGTACTCTTGAACATCCAAATATTTGCCCAATGATACATTTCTTGGTCTTTAGCTGGTAGGTCGTTGATACATCAACCATTAGTATTCTGCACACACAATTAGGACTATTTGTCCAAAACTGTGTTTTGTTCAAAACAGGATATCTGCTTATGTGCAATCGATCTATCACCCATCATTATCTCTACAAATGATATGGAATCTAGGACTACTTATCCAACAATAGTTGTGTGTCCCCATTGACAGCTTCATCATTACTCCTCCATTCATTTAATTTCTTTGAGACCCTGTTATTATCATAAACACCATGAACCTTATAATGCCACACCATCTTCGATACGTCATCCTGTGGTGAACTTATCTCCCGTCGTTTGATTGTCTTGTGAAGTTCGCAGAAGAACTTTGGATCTTGCAGTTTGATATACTCGTGCAATACAAGCTCGTGGTGAGGTACCCAGTTTCTAGGGAAAGTTGTATAATCACATGATGGAATTGATGACATGCGTGCAAATTGTACACCCTCAATAATATCAACAACTCCCATCCTCAAGAGATCAGAGTATTCTGGTGCATCATTGTTTGTGCTCTCCCTCAACGGGCGGCTGAGATCACGGGATGCAATCTTATAAACCTTAGCACGGGATTTTAGTCTATACCTTGCCGCATAAAGCTTTGCCAAAGAGCTCCGTATAACATATGCGCAGAACCCTACGATCTTCTTCCGGTTGTCCGCATACCTATACCAATCAGCCATGGTCTCAAGAAATTTGTTCATCTGAGAATTAGTGTGTGCCTGCCCAGAGTAGAGCATTGGTGAACACGGTAATGGCTCAGGATCCCTGTCCCCCTTTACAAGCTCAAGCTTTCTGAAATGCCTTATGCACCTCTGCAAGCTTGCTGTGACAGATAACAATGTTCCAATACCTTTCTCACTCACAATGTTCCCTCCACTGGCGGTGTATCGCAAGGTCGGGTAGATGACCCGGCGGGCAATGACATGATCCAAGAATTCAATCCCCCTTGTGATGTGCTCAATCTCCACCGACGAATTCTCTGGCCTCAAACCAAATGTTCTCTCACAAAACTCCATCAGTTGCCTCCTTATCTCAACCGCATCCTCCCTCGGCCCCCGGACCCCAATCAAGACATGAGAGCCAAATCTAAGGAAATCCATCTTCCTGGTCTTCTCCCTCCCACTTGACGGAACAAACTCAGGCCAAGATGGATTATGACATCCCTCATCGCCCGCCTCCTTCCATATCGAATCATGCCTTGACGGGCGGAAGTACTCGTTAATCCTCTCCTCCATCCACCAATCCAACTCATTAAGGCACACATTGGCGAGCAATGGACTAATTATCCCGCAATGCCCATATTCCGGCACGTGACACGCCTGTTCTGGAGCGAACCCAAAGAACAGTCTCAGCCAAtatgggtctggctttggctcatCCTCATTAAGCAccttcttcttcctgctcttccTGAGCACCTTCCTTTTCAGCCTCTTCTTGCTTAGCCCATCGAGATCCTTCTCCCTTGGAGGCACAGACCCGGGCCGGACTGGGGCGTTGAGCGCCGACTTGAGCAAAGACAGCACCTTGCGATCAGAGACGGCCTTCTCCACACAGGACAGAATGGTGTCTGACGATAAGGCGTCGACCACGGTTGTGAGGTCTGCAGTGATGAACCAGAGGTAGCCGGCAAAGCCGGAGCGAACGGAGCGGATGGCAGTGTGGGGCCCGCGTCCAGGGCGGAAGGCGTGGGACTTGGGGGAGAACCGGGGCTCGAAGACGGGTTcgaggagcaggaggaggagctCCTGGACGACGTGGTCCTGGAAGGGGGGCGGGCCGTTGGCTAGGCGGGCAGTGAGCTTGCGGCGGGAGACGGGGACGGTGGAGGGGGCGTCGGCGGGGGAGCGGAGGAGGAGGTGGGTGGAGGCGCCCCAGGGGAAGGCGGGGtgacggcggagggcggcggcgcggaggcggAGGAGGGAGTGGAGGGTGGGGAGCGGGACGGCCTGGCGCGGCGGGAAGGAGCCGGTGGCGTGGGCGCAGGCGCGCTGGTAGGAGAGGAGCCAGAGGTCGAGGCGGGAGGCGTAGCCGGAGAGGTTGGGGAAGGGGGAGGAGGGCGGGTGCGCGAAGGCGCGGCGCCACAGCGAGGAGAGGAGGTCGATGGGGTCGTGGACGAGGAGAGCGTAGGGGTCGGGTAGGGGGCTCCGGTCGGCTGgtggaggcggcgcggggcggcgccggatAGGTTGGATGCCGGCGGTGGGGAGAAGACGGCGAAGCGCTGCGCGCGGCGGCGGCATCGGAGGGGAGGTTTTTGTTCGAACAGGTGGTGGGCGGTGACTGTGACTACACACACTCGGGTGGCCTGAGAGTATGGCTAGGCTAGGCGTCGGCCAAACCTGGCCACATGGGCCGGCCCGGCTGTAAAAGGGATAGGCCCGTGTCGGCCTGAAAGCTTGGCCATAGGGATAGGCCCGACATGCCTGAAGGCCGGCCTAGCACTGTACGGCTACAGGCCGGGCTACAATGTTTCTCGGTCTTTCAGGCCGTTTGTTTTTCGAAAATTCAGGAAAAACtgaaaaataagaaaaaaaatataCAAAATAATCTAAAATTTTAAAAAAGAGAAAGATACAGAAAATTGAAAAGGCTAAAAAAATACCCAAAAAACTTAAAAAGTATAGATAAATGCTAGTTACGTGCCGAGGAGTGTCGTGTTGGCAAGCAACTAAAAGGTTTGTGTCGCGCCCGGCCTTAAGGCTTGGCTTTTAGGATCTGCCTGGTTCCGTGGCAGGCCGAAGGCCAGTCTTGACCTTTTTAATGGCGTGCGCTGGGCACATATTGGGCTGAAATTTCGTGCACGTGAGGCACGACCCATATGCCCAGGTTTGGTGTCGGGTGATAATTTCACCGATCGGCTATCTTCAGAGCCATCCAATCTAACGtagtagccattgtcgacgacttaatcgacatgctcgacttcgactccaacgacttcgatggtatggacgatgaAGCCGGAGAGGAACAGGATCCACCGCCTTTGGGGCACTGGCTCGCCACCTCATCACATGATATATACATgatggacacccccaaagaagccaatgatgacgagacaacggaggatgacccctccaagaagcaaccaaagcgtcgacgtcagcggcgccgctctaagtcccgccacagcaagagcagtaataccggcacaggagataataacactccggatagcgccaaagacaacaacaatcccctccggCACGGTGTAGAGttagaggacgaacaagctagccctccagagcaggcagcagatggagaaccggaggaggataattacatgcctctctccgaagacgaggcgagcctcggcgacgatgagtTTATCGTGCCtaaggaccccgtcgagcaagagcgcttcaagcgccggcttatggccacggcaaatagcctgaagaaaaaacagcaacagcttcaagccgatcaagacttgctagcagacaggtggaccgaagtccttgcggccaaggagcatgaactcgagcgcccgtccaaaagttacccaaaacgcaggttgccaCCTCatctcgaggaggaagcattgaaacctcattcaccagtgtacgatgcggctgactgGCCACTATGCGGCCGAGCCAGAGAGTcgtttcagcctaaagttcagaccgcaccccgtcgccactcagtcaaaaatactaaggcccggggcaacacagaggacctgcgagacacttggacagtaaggcaaaaatcgcaaggtcaatatatggGATACGGGCACGTGCGCCCACACGGGACGATAATCGTCGTGTCGGATACACCAagagcaaatccggccgggccgaatacagcaaacaagactcatacgaactacgtcgagatatagcccggcacagaggtgccgcacaccccctatgcttcactgatgaagttatgaatcatgaattcccgaagggttttgtaacaccctcgatgcggctacatctcccacgtgtcgaagcacgacttagaggcataaccgcattgaaagcaatgtcgcaagtgaggtaatcttcacacaacccatataatacataagggaaagagatacatagttggcttacaatcgccacttcacacaatacatgaataaacattacatcatctagatacaatcaaggtccgactatggaaccaaaataaaagaagactaccccaaaagctacacagatccccgatcatccccaattgggctccactactgatcaactagaacgaaacaacacaaaggacaagatcttcattgagctcctccttgagctgggttgcgtcatctgcacggactcatcggcacctgcaagctggttttggaagtatctgtgagtcatggggactcagcaatctcgcaccctcgcgatcaagactattttaGCTTATGGGTAAGGTGAAGGTATGAGTTGGAGCTGCAgaaagcgactagcatatatggtggctaacatattcgcaaaagagagcgagaagagaaggcaaagcatggtcgaacaactatgatcaagaagtgatcctagaacaacctacgtcaagcattactccaacaccgtgttcacttcccggactccgccggaaagagaccatcacggttacacacgcggttgatgtattttaattaagatcaacttcaggttttctacaaccggacattaacaaattcccatctgcccataaccgcgggcacggctttcgaaagttcataaccctgcaagggtgtcccaacttagtccatgacaagctctcacggtcaacgaaggatataccttctcccgatacattccgatcagactcggtatcccggttctacaagacacttcgacaagttaaaataaatccagcaacaccgcccgaatgtgccgacaaatcccgataggagctgcacatatctcgttctcagggcacactcagatgagacatcctacgagtaaaaccaaacctcaagttgccccgagatggtcccgcagtctgctcggtcggaccaacacttagaggagcactggcccggggggggttaaaataatgatgacccttgagtctgcagaacccaagggaaaaagaggcttggtggcgaatggtaaaaccaatgttgggcattgctggaagagttttatcaaggcaaactgtcaaggggttcccattattacccaaccgcgtaaggaacgcaaaatccgggaacataacaccgatatgatgaaaactagggcggcaagagtggaagaaaacaccaggcataaggccgagccttccaccctttaccaagtatatagatgcattaattaaataagatatattgtgatatcccaacaagtaaacatgttccaacaaggaacaacatctccatgttccaacaaggaacaaacttcaatcttcacctgcaactaagaacgctataagaggggttgagcaaagcggtaacatagccaaacaacggcttgctaggacaaggtgggttacgggcttggttcaacaatataggaggcatgataagcaagtggtaggtatcgcagcataggcatagcgaaagagcgagcaactagcaagcaaaggtagaagtgatttcgagggtatgatcatcttgcctgaagtcccgcaaggaagaagaacgagtcatgaagaagacacacggacgaagtcgaacggatcctcacaaacgtgacgttaccggaaccaacccgaagaagcaaacaccggaaagaagcacacaacatagtaaacaaccatcacataagcatggcacgatgcgcaaacaagtatgatgcatgtccggtttaaatatgcatgtcATGGCAAGGGGTACAAAcgaaactacaagttaagtgaagctcaatatgcaacgagttgcatattgacggaacaccacatcttctctctcatttatgtacccagcAAGATTAAAttttgttagcatggcaagagggtgaagcataataaaactatctaatctaggcaagtttaaatgaggccggaacaacaaaacaacaagttcggaaactcctcatgagcatattatagatttggtactgttctgtcctaaacAATATTTTacagttgttaaacatgcaaagtaaagccaccatgttaagctaggcattttttctaccccatttacatataaagattatttaagtttggagctacggttattaagttatgaattaaatcattttaacatggcataagAGCAAATTTAAAGAAACAACATTTTAAACGTTTttaacatagatgaaagt belongs to Triticum urartu cultivar G1812 chromosome 7, Tu2.1, whole genome shotgun sequence and includes:
- the LOC125518982 gene encoding nuclear intron maturase 1, mitochondrial, coding for MPPHPAAAGDQQELVAVILACIRLALASKLPRAYCVPFDPARECLAAFRAGPCGQVWPTPSLAILSGHPSVCSHSHRPPPVRTKTSPPMPPPRAALRRLLPTAGIQPIRRRPAPPPPADRSPLPDPYALLVHDPIDLLSSLWRRAFAHPPSSPFPNLSGYASRLDLWLLSYQRACAHATGSFPPRQAVPLPTLHSLLRLRAAALRRHPAFPWGASTHLLLRSPADAPSTVPVSRRKLTARLANGPPPFQDHVVQELLLLLLEPVFEPRFSPKSHAFRPGRGPHTAIRSVRSGFAGYLWFITADLTTVVDALSSDTILSCVEKAVSDRKVLSLLKSALNAPVRPGSVPPREKDLDGLSKKRLKRKVLRKSRKKKVLNEDEPKPDPYWLRLFFGFAPEQACHVPEYGHCGIISPLLANVCLNELDWWMEERINEYFRPSRHDSIWKEAGDEGCHNPSWPEFVPSSGREKTRKMDFLRFGSHVLIGVRGPREDAVEIRRQLMEFCERTFGLRPENSSVEIEHITRGIEFLDHVIARRVIYPTLRYTASGGNIVSEKGIGTLLSVTASLQRCIRHFRKLELVKGDRDPEPLPCSPMLYSGQAHTNSQMNKFLETMADWYRYADNRKKIVGFCAYVIRSSLAKLYAARYRLKSRAKVYKIASRDLSRPLRESTNNDAPEYSDLLRMGVVDIIEGVQFARMSSIPSCDYTTFPRNWVPHHELVLHEYIKLQDPKFFCELHKTIKRREISSPQDDVSKMVWHYKVHGVYDNNRVSKKLNEWRSNDEAVNGDTQLLLDK